The genome window CTCACAAATCATGGAGTATTACCCCTCTCAAAGCACTCTCATGACTAGTATGAGATTAATACTTTAATTACAATAACCAGTATTAAAAATCTttacaacatacacaccaacattgtAATGGATATTTAGGCTGAGCACATGAGTGCTTTACCAGACTGTTACAACAAGTGAAATTTAAAAATGTTTGCATCGAGTAATTGTGCAATGACAGTTATAAATAGGGATACTGTACTATACATATTATAAATTTTAATTTGTCAACAAAATATTATGGgtaaggatgttgcagttcagagtaCCATTTAAATTGCAGGATTTGAAATAACAGCTAGAAAATGAACGATACAGAATGTTATTTTCTTGCCTTGGATGAAAAAGGCTGAtgtattaaaaattaaaaaaaaaaaaaaaatctaaacttGGACTACTCTATTTCTTGCAAGATTGGCATTTCCTTAATATTACACAGCCACACAatatttatcaatataaattattatatacaGTAGTACTGTATACCAAAAATGATCATAATTATGATAATCTATAATTATGACCTATTAGGTTTTTGCTTAATATGTTTTCACTGCCATGCCAGGtgattcacaagtaacccaccaaCTGAAGATAAAACTAGACATCATTATCTAAGGTAGTTTCATCACCAGTTTGTGGTTTAGTTGTCAAGTGGTTCCTGCCAGGGTAATGTGACTTATTCTTTCAGGTGGTGTTCTTCCTTGGAGATGGCATGGGTGTTGTGGCATCAACAGCAGCCAGAATTTACAAAGAGCAAAAGCGTCACAGACGCTCAGGAGAAGAGGGATACCTGGCATGGGAACGCTTCCCACACACAGCACTTTTAAAAGTTAGATAATGATTGTCAATATCACGGATTAAATTTTCATTAATTCTGACGCTAACATAGTAGTGCATACAGTATATAACACAATGTTATTTTAATTATTTCTTTGtagttttattatttattaatatactgcatatatgagaagtggaaaagaattcttcctccataagccatgcatgtcttaagaggcaactaaaatgctaggagcaaggagctagtaaccccttctcctctataACTTGCTAAATgtataaagaaaaacttttgtttttctttttaggtcacccagcCTCAGTGGGACAGGGCCAGTTTGTTGGAAAATAAAAAATACTGTATACAAACAAGTAAATCTGGCCACCAAATTTTGTGGGAAGCGGGGAGGAAGGGGTGAAGATGTTGCAATTTGGAGGTgaagatgttgcagtttggaaggtcatctgaactgtgatgtcaccacacctctggcaagacagcaattgAGTAAATGATTGTTtaatgtgtttcctctttttgggtcactctacctcagtggaagatggccagtgtgttaaaaacaaAGGGAAAGAGATATGTTCTGAGAGGTAGCATGATATTTGGACTCCTTTTGAGTTGCAgggaatatatctttaaatattgCTATCAATTCTTTAATACTGACATTCATAATAAAGGATGACCAAAAATAAGAGAGATTTGGCCCAAGAAAAGCCAATGAATACATTCTCAACGAGCTCCTATGAATAGTTTTTAATTTAGAGATCATGTATCCACAGAATTCAAGTGTAGTATATATTTACCccacaggtatatacactgaatgaGCAAATCCCAGATAGTGCAGCAACAGCCACAGCATTCTTCACAGGCTCAAAGGCAAACCAATATACATTAGGGCTAGATAGCACTGTTTTCAAAAATCAGTGTGTTAAATCCCTGAATCCCTGTAGGTGGCAAACATCTATACTGGACTGGGCACAGAAGGCAGGCAAGCATACAGGTAAGATAACAAATAGAAATATTGTATTTATTAATAACAAACATAATTTTATTATTGCTTCACCAAGAATAATTTAATATGCTGATGCAGTCAAACCAAATTTAACACACGACATTACTGCATAAGCAATATTTTATTTATCGTATTTCATTTGTATATAAATGCCAATCAGCTGTATGTAATAAATTATAGAAAAGGCCAAAGATATTTATTTAACACTTGTATCTTATTTTCCAATTTCTATTTCTATTTATGCCCAAAACTTATGGTATATAGCAGATTTACCATGCAGAATTTCTAGTATGCACCACAACCTTACCCAGTATGTTTATAGATTTCTCCAATGTTATGTCTTATGCACAAGCCCTTCCTAACTACATTTGTGTTCCTTTTTTAGCCATTTCTCTAAAAACAAACATGACTACTTTTCTTCTTTAAATTTATCCCACTTTCTTAATTAGACATGGTTGGTTCTCCCTTAAAAATCAGATTTTACATACAGCAATCAAGAGCATGTACTgcaccacattttttttttaactgttcaTCATATTACTGTAAATTTAGGTAAATGCAATATATGAAGCAAGTAACAAAATATAGCATTTTCATAATGTTCATGGTCATGAAACAAAAACTCTGAAATGAGGAAAACCATAAACCAAATGACATAAAATGGGAAGAACTAATACAGAGACATATAATTTGCATCAGAATGTAACAACACTGCTAAAGTGATCAAGATAATGCATGAGAAACAGTGTAAATGTTTTAATTCAAAATCTAAGTTGGAAAACTACCTGTATGCAGCTATGAATTATGGAAAAAGACCACAATAAACAAAAGTAATTTCTTTTATgtaattcaaaaaaaaaaaaaaattacaaatgaATTTCCTAAGCAGGGTCCAAAATATGGTAGTACATTCAATATTTTGCATTTTCAGGATTTGTGACAACGACACGAGTGACCCATGCCACACCTGCTGCTCTATATGCCCATTCTCCAAACCGTGACTGGGAATGTGATACAAAACTTGGAAAGCTTGGCCATGGCTGCAGAGATATTGCTAAACAACTTGTTGAGAATGCTCCAGGAAAAGATGTCAAGGTAGGTTACCCCCATATATTCTCCATTATTCACATTTACAAAGTCTACATTAGTCACATGTTCCATGTCTGTTTATGACTACAATACAGTAATCATCATACAGGGTGTAGAATGAAGGAAGAGATAATTGAAGTGTAAAAGTAGAAACCTGTTATAAATAACAAACATGTAATTATGGCATTTAGAACATCTAAACAAGAAAGAAGTCAAAATAATAAATTCAAGTTGAACTCTGAAAGAAagtaggaaagcactagtttggcaAAAGAGTTGCAGACAGAATATAACAAACTGCCAaagtagcatcactgaagctaATGCATTAAatagctttaaaaaaaaaattatggtctTTTATTTTACTGTTCTCATTATTGCAAATACTGTATAGATATGCAgatcatttcatttttttttatatttctcagGTAATACTTGGAGGGGGACGATTTCCATTAGGGGCATCAACTGGAATACCCGATAAACTCAACTGTGTACGTGGTGACCATCGTAACCTAACACATGAATGGTTAATGCACAAAAGGGCTTTTGGATATAAAGCTGAATATGTACAGAATAAACAACACCTCATGAGTATTGATACTGATAAAACTGATAATTTAATAGGTAATTATTATTAGTTTGTTATTAACagtatttttttcaaaatcaaAGTTCAATGAACAATTATTATAAATTATCCCTTTGTAATTGAATCACAGTTGTAATTGAGTCAAGTTGTACACTAACCACTTTGACCACCGtcttgcttaaccctttcagggtcaacaggccctcacccagacttgttctcagagtcgacaaatttaaaaaaaaaaaaaaaaaattcttatgaaaagatagagaatcttttcccgatcataatgataccaaaagtatgaaatttgatggaaaacttacgaaattatgctctcgcaaatttagcGGTCAACACGATGCTTaagcattggcaattttgcccactttgagccctattttcggccaattccagtgtactagtcgacaaaaatcataaccatttcgctagaactccattttttctatcgaataagtacaagaaaccacccatttaccaatttcaactatccaataaagtggtcagaatttagcaattttgccaatttcgcacaaatttcaaaagatgccaatttccaaatagggtccagaataaacaagaaagacattcctggcactaaaataacatttcctctgttcattagtcacgtccccacgcccctcttacattcttttgctttccactttgaatttttattctcacaaaaaatagaagatttactgttatgcagactactgcattagtgtagaaatggtataaataatatcagcgcacttgtgaaagaatataagactcaccagttgacgtgtattggatgtgtagcatgatttgtttacttttgaactttgacaaaaatcaaagatttctgctacttcgagctcaatttcaagatacttttcattgtaaaaccaatcaaaatcgtctcaatttctgtaatatgtcttccattctataaaatgagaccaggaaaactagaataccatcataaataccatactaaaatacagtgcaaattcgcagttttaaaccaaaaacactgtcaaagtttttttttctcattgcgcactgtgtgctgcaggattttttttatactgcgcacactgaccacagacccattctttcatatgtaggcctaccagctttgtctcactagatttgagggtgctagaatttaggtgtactagtacgtcaaaaaccctggtgcgtaagccgtactagtacatcagaaaccctgaaagggttaactcatACGGATGTGATATTCCATACTCGTCTTATGTGTGGATACCCAGTTGATCGACTTGTCATCTACATATCCCAACTTGGGTCAGCCAGGGTACTGGTTCACTTTTGGCTTGGCTTATGATCTTTTAAATGAAAACTAACATGGAATTTTGCTGAAAATGTGCTCAGTGGAATTCCCACACTCAAATTTCTCTTCTTTTTCAACACTTTTTTATGAATGTCAATATTATGAAGGTTAGAGCAATACTTACTGAGGGATGGCCAAAAACTAGTCACAGAGTCATTTATACTTTATTTCTAATTGCTCCTTATAATTTCTTCTTGCATTCAATATACACTTTACTTCCCTGTTTTTCTTAAAACAGTAGATTAATTCTTAGTTCTCTAATATTTTCTTTACAGTTTAGGAGGCATGGTCTGAGAATGGGCAAAGAATCGTTAAAACATAATGTAAAAACTTTGTACTAGCTATGTAATTATTGAAATTTAAAATTAGTGGGATTCACATGTTAAACAGCACCTTTCTAATATAAAAACTACAGTATTTAAAGTTAACATATGTTCTCTTTTATCAGGACTGTTCTCTGACACCAACATGGATTATGAAATTGATCGTGATAAGGGGCCCTCAGGTcagccaagtctggctaacatGACATCTGTGGCAATCAAGATCCTCTCCAAAAACAGGCACAAGGGGTTCTTTCTAATGGTAAATATTAATGATATACTCTTAAATTACTTTATACATTCATCATATCTAAAATATAGTTAACTGTCACTTATAATTCACTTTTTCATCAGTTTCCATTGTTAATATGGCTTTATGTAGATAATAgtagattttgaaaaaaaaaaattgtgtagcAAAAAAGGATGCCTAACTTAATTTTTAATAATAGAACACACATCAGTGATGAGCACCCTTAATAACAGGTCGAGGGTGGCAGGATTGATCATGCTATGCATGAAACCCAACCTCTGCGTGCTTTTGAGGAAATTGTAGCCTTTGAAGATGCTCTTAATACTGCTCTATCAATGGTGGATCTAAGTGAAACCCTAGTCATTGTCACAGCTGATCACTCCCACGTTATGACCATTAATGGCTATGCCAAGAGAGGAAATAACATTCTaggtatgtacagtatattaatacagaaatattttttttaactatgTACCTTGTAAATTTATTATAAACAGTACAGTACTAAgtatatgtatattgtatatgtttgggatattggctgtttggagtgaatctaaactgtcatatctgagtgcctctgcaaggacagtgattatgtatgaatgatggtgaaagtgttgaatgatgaaacagctgacatgttaaaaaaaaaaagaagtaaatATTATTATAAAAGAATACCAAGTGAAATACTGTATATAAATGATAATTAACTGACAGCAAATAGAGGATATAATCATCATATATATGCAAGATATTCCTTGCTTTATGTGACAGATCCATTACCCACTGATGGCGCATAAGAAGACAATCGGTGGGAGACGGTAGTGTGTTAAAATTACAACATTTCATAAATTCTACATTCCTTGACATGTGTTTACCAAAAAATATGAGCTTACTACACATTTACCATGTGGTCaaataaaaaaatgaatttgGTCCAAAAAAGTTAGAATCCAAAATTCAGTCATACTTCATATACAATTATGCATTAGAATTGAGGGAATggggaaaaagaggaagagagtaaGAAAAAAATCCACATTTCTTGATTTCTTTTTTTACTCAAATGACTATTTCCCAcgaaagcagggtgacccaaataagAAAAGACATTCACCAACATTCAATCAATCACAGTCTTTCCAGAAATTTGCTGACAATCGCAATCAAATCACCACtccaactgcaacatccccactgatgtttacacacacacaaaaaaaaaaaaatgagcataCCACGTTGAATGTCAATATAAACTAATTTAGAGCGATATCTAAAGATACACTGTTAAAATATCAAGTAGTACTGGACTTGGGTAATCTCAAAAGAGCAAATTTATACCACATACCATATAGAAAATTACTGAAGAAACAGGATTGCCACACATAACCAAGTTTGCACAAAGTGGAACCAAATAAAGTGAGGAAAACTATATAATTCATGTATAACTCATCTGATATTATGCTGTAACATTAATATTCATAGAAAGTGATTTATCTCCATCTGATATTTTTCTGTCTATTGTTTTGCAGGCATAGGAAGCACACCATCAGACATTGATAATCTACCCTACACTACTCTTATGTTTACTAA of Cherax quadricarinatus isolate ZL_2023a chromosome 61, ASM3850222v1, whole genome shotgun sequence contains these proteins:
- the LOC128699397 gene encoding alkaline phosphatase-like translates to MKQSRVLPTTLLYLQLLLPLRIHTGAQVFPVPGTEDTAHWHHLGWSDLQDAILTASSNNWNIAKNVVFFLGDGMGVVASTAARIYKEQKRHRRSGEEGYLAWERFPHTALLKVYTLNEQIPDSAATATAFFTGSKANQYTLGLDSTVFKNQCVKSLNPCRWQTSILDWAQKAGKHTGFVTTTRVTHATPAALYAHSPNRDWECDTKLGKLGHGCRDIAKQLVENAPGKDVKVILGGGRFPLGASTGIPDKLNCVRGDHRNLTHEWLMHKRAFGYKAEYVQNKQHLMSIDTDKTDNLIGLFSDTNMDYEIDRDKGPSGQPSLANMTSVAIKILSKNRHKGFFLMVEGGRIDHAMHETQPLRAFEEIVAFEDALNTALSMVDLSETLVIVTADHSHVMTINGYAKRGNNILGIGSTPSDIDNLPYTTLMFTNGIAYNHYWNGSKVTRPDVRKENTTQPGYQPLSAVPLGYETHAGEDVAAYAIGPMSHLLHRLHEQSYIAHVMSFAACIGPYKLNCTRPKHH